In Gemmatimonadota bacterium, the genomic window ACGAACCCTGCCCGCGCCGCGTAAAAACAAACCCCTCTCGTTCAAGCTCTGCATAAGCCCGCGCCATCGTATTGGGATTCACGCCCATTTCTTTCGCCATATCCCGCACCGAAGGCAACTTTGATCCCGGCGAATAAACCCCGCGCACCGAACGCTTTTTGATCTCGCCGATAATTTGTAAATAAATAGGTGCATTCGGATCAAACTCATAAGGTGGCATACCAATGCCTCCTGACTTTTTTTACAGTCATAGATCGAACCTCATATTTCCGCACGCTTTTCATACACAACAAGCCCAATAATCATAAAGATGACACCCATC contains:
- a CDS encoding GntR family transcriptional regulator, with the protein product MPPYEFDPNAPIYLQIIGEIKKRSVRGVYSPGSKLPSVRDMAKEMGVNPNTMARAYAELEREGFVFTRRGQGSFVTEDGKKIEAEKRALAQSAVARFVAEVGELDLSSEQIADLLRDIEEDLT